In Anticarsia gemmatalis isolate Benzon Research Colony breed Stoneville strain chromosome 4, ilAntGemm2 primary, whole genome shotgun sequence, one DNA window encodes the following:
- the LOC142972506 gene encoding uncharacterized protein LOC142972506, with translation MRVIVCCLFIIANISNNGKASLESFAPTGTNILFEDTTKNLDKISCYRPCKFNVKPKRCHYSFKIEPTLQGNGRPAITINGMSPGPPIQACVNDIVIVEVQNSVLNQDISMHWHGVDQKGTPYMDGVPMITQCPIAYGQTFKYAFVASSPGTFFYHADSVSHHSDGVYGPLIINQPQPLEPHSSLYDYDRSAENTLTIGASFPELLTAKLEDVSQLKPDALVINGDEDIPKVLVMAGFAYRLRLINAIAIECPVTLNTEHHEMVAIASDGKPTRPVLARNVELYPGERMDVVVRASQEGGGYWIRAHGRGACADLTANAMLLYSGFNYTSMLQENQTEANENSNWDAGIILGGQMLESLQEQSHTTEVKSVYLGVDRNIIKVKDSDIDFRYISDAIPKKPYYPAPLSLQENGVVQINKKNFLYPNVPILLRPKEVRENMFCKVGEEDKQKESQCVQILDGKEGEVLEIALVNEGFGSNDSYTFHMHGYSMQVIATWQNPKDKPISKQDFERLNKDGKILRNLQNPPVKDTITVPNKGFTIVRIKLDRGGSWLLECRSCALSSLPAAVLIRVPITMPKAVVDSLPKCGSYRPPDVLLN, from the exons ATGAGAGTGATTGTTTGTTGTCTTTTTATTATAGCCAATATTAGCAATAATGGCAAAGCTTCTTTGGAAAGCTTTGCGCCCACAGGCACCAATATCCTTTTTGAGGATACCACGAAAAACTTAG ACAAAATATCATGTTACCGACCTTGCAAATTCAACGTAAAGCCAAAACGATGCCACTATAGTTTCAAAATCGAGCCCACACTGCAAGGGAATGGAAGACCAGCTATAACCATTAACGGGATGTCTCCGGGGCCGCCGATACAGGCTTGTGTCAACGACATAGTGATCGTTGAAGTTCAGAACAGCGTCTTGAACCAAGATATAAGTATGCATTGGCATGGAGTAGACCAGAAAGGGACTCCTTACATGGATGGAGTGCCCATGATCACACAATGCCCTATTGCTTACGGACAAACGTTTAAGTATGCGTTTGTGGCCAGTTCTCCTGGAACATTCTTCTATCATGCTGACTcag TGTCTCATCATAGCGACGGCGTTTACGGGCCGCTGATCATCAATCAGCCGCAACCTTTGGAACCGCATTCATCACTTTACGATTACGACAGGAGCGCTGAGAACACTCTGACCATTGGAGCGAGTTTCCCCGAACTGCTGACAGCTAAACTTGAGGATGTTAGCCAGTTGAAGCCTGATGCGTTGGTTATTAATGGCGATGAGGATATTCcgaa AGTGCTGGTCATGGCCGGTTTCGCCTACCGTCTGAGGTTGATCAACGCAATAGCTATCGAGTGTCCCGTCACTTTAAACACAGAGCACCACGAAATGGTAGCTATAGCTAGCGACGGTAAACCTACCAGACCTGTTTTGGCTAGAAACGTGGAACTATATCCAG GGGAGCGTATGGACGTAGTAGTGCGGGCATCGCAAGAAGGTGGTGGATACTGGATACGTGCACATGGACGTGGCGCATGCGCAGATTTGACCGCCAACGCGATGCTCCTCTACTCTGGCTTCAACTACACTTCAATGTTGCAAGAAAATCAG ACGGAAGCCAACGAGAATTCCAATTGGGATGCTGGAATAATTCTAGGAGGTCAAATGTTGGAGTCCCTTCAAGAACAGAGTCACACGACCGAAGTGAAGTCTGTGTACTTGGGTGTtgatagaaatataattaaagtgaaGGACAGTGATATTGACTTTAGGTATATAAGCGACGCTATACCTAAGAAGCCTTATTACCCTGCACCTTTAT CCCTTCAAGAAAACGGTGTAGTCCAAATCAACAAGAAGAACTTCCTTTACCCGAACGTCCCGATACTGTTGAGACCTAAAGAAGTTCGAGAGAACATGTTCTGTAAGGTCGGCGAAGAAGACAAGCAGAAGGAGTCACAGTGTGTGCAAATATTAGACGGGAAAGAGGGAGAAGTACTGGAAATTGCTCTTGTTAATGAAG GTTTTGGCAGTAATGATTCATACACATTCCACATGCACGGGTACAGTATGCAGGTCATTGCCACCTGGCAGAACCCTAAGGACAAACCGATATCAAAGCAAGACTTCGAAAGACTGAACAAAGACGGGAAAATATTGAG GAATCTACAAAACCCACCAGTGAAAGACACAATAACTGTTCCAAACAAGGGCTTCACGATCGTAAGGATCAAGTTAGATCGTGGAGGTAGCTGGTTGCTAGAGTGCAGGTCGTGTGCCCTCTCGTCTCTCCCAGCAGCCGTCCTCATCAGAGTGCCTATTACCATGCCCAAGGCTGTCGTGGACTCGTTACCAAAGTGCGGAAGCTATAGACCTCCGGACGTACTCCTCAATTGA
- the LOC142972507 gene encoding granzyme-like protein 1: MNLCACFTVILIKCLYLSAANSNLVKGDGKIVGGHEAKPYSHPYIVSLQTRILYLRMHICGAALINERFILSAAHCSTESWLIRWLPLDAVAGLHDVDNFKSQSQVRRIIDRIPHPLYNGGIGSYDIGLYKTETPFIVTQYVKPIKLSTNYDYKAGEESGNADTLKLAGWGALRTTIFIPDLPARLQEVKVTYIPYEECYNAIEKLKESGESNPLDKDSNICTGPITGGVAACVGDSGGPLVQYKIFPPPNDPVESNTEFYNASSYNCPNDNESTKEMKAKEDSEAFLLGIVSWGVSPCGEIGAPTVYTNVTTFIDFIKYNAEIN; this comes from the exons ATGAACTTGTGTGCGTGTTTTAcagttattttgataaaatgtttgtatttgtcAGCAG CTAATTCAAATTTAGTTAAAGGCGACGGTAAAATTGTGGGTGGCCACGAAGCAAAGCCTTACAGCCACCCCTACATCGTGTCTCTGCAGACCAGGATCCTATATCTACGAATGCATATATGCGGTGCTGCTCTGATAAACGAACGTTTT ATTCTGTCAGCCGCCCATTGTTCAACGGAATCCTGGCTGATAAGATGGCTACCACTGGATGCAGTAGCTGGCTTACATGATGTGGACAATTTTAAATCTCAATCGCAAGTGAGACGTATAATAGACCGAATACCGCATCCGCTGTACAACgg tGGTATTGGATCTTACGACATAGGGCTATATAAAACAGAGACGCCCTTTATAGTAACGCAATACGTGAAGCCAATCAAATTATCAACTAATTATGACTATAAGGCTGGAGAAGAAAGTGGAAATGCAGATACTTTGAAACTGGCTGGTTGGGGAGCTTTACGAACAACTATTTTTATACCTGATCTACCTGCCAGGTTACAAGAAGTCAAAGTCACTTACATTCCTTACGAAG AATGTTACAACGCGATCGAAAAACTCAAAGAATCGGGTGAATCTAATCCTTTGGATAAAGATTCAAACATATGCACTGGCCCAATAACGGGAGGAGTTGCTGCTTGCGTCGGAGATTCTGGGGGCCCTCTGGTGCAGTACAAAATTTTCCCTCCACCAAACGACCCGGTGGAATCAAACACGGAATTTTACAACGCGAGTTCATACAATTGTCCTAATGATAATGAAAGTACTAAAGAAATGAAAGCTAAAGAGGATTCGGAAGCATTCTTACTCGGTATCGTGTCCTGGGGAGTCTCTCCTTGCGGCGAAATAGGCGCACCTACAGTCTACACAAACGTCACTACGTTCATCgacttcataaaatataatgcagaaataaattaa
- the stw gene encoding laccase isoform X2 gives MGCSGRYYFLTLVLCVVTELAIGVRVVPKRKKEAINSADDQSTSASWWQAGTATPFRESSSSAFSSTHGLVQTHPSGSDPFSSFGGIGSTSGPSSNPFASSGSGPLSGGVRNNPLPVLARNANGKASLKHLDFTSSATAELRRNPALSAPDECARACRENEPPRICYYHFTLELYTVLGAACQVCTPNATNVVWSHCQCVLADGVERGILTANRMLPGPSIQVCENDKVVIDVENHMEGMEVTIHWHGIWQRGTQYYDGVPFVTQCPIQQGNTFRYQWQGNAGTHFWHAHTGLQKLDGLYGSIVVRQPPSKDPNSHLYDYDLTTHVMLLSDWLHEDAAERYPGRLAVNTGQDPENVLINGKGQFRDPNTGFMTNTPLEVFTITPGRRYRFRMINAFASVCPAQVTFEGHNLTVIATDGEPVHPVQVNTIISFSGERYDFVIEANNIPGAYWIQVRGLGECGIKRAQQLAILRYARGPYQPSSQAPTYDVGIPQGVVMNPLDARCNITRNDAICVSQLKNAKHIDPAILQERPDVKIFLPFRFFVYRPEMLFQPNTYNRYLVAPQGDHVISLIDEISYMSPPAPLISQYDDINPEQFCNGDNRPANCGQNCMCTHKVDIPLNAVVEVVLVDEVQIANLSHPFHLHGYAYNVIGIGRSPDQNVKKINLKHALDLDRRGLLERHLKQGDLPPAKDTIAVPNNGYVIVRFRANNPGFWLFHCHFLFHIVIGMNLVLQVGTQADLPPVPPNFPTCGDHLPPISLH, from the exons aAGCAATAAATTCGGCAGATGACCAATCGACATCAGCATCATGGTGGCAGGCGGGTACAGCGACTCCATTCCGTGAGAGCTCCAGCAGTGCGTTCTCCTCGACCCACGGCCTGGTGCAGACCCATCCTTCGGGCAGCGATCCCTTCTCTTCTTTTGGGGGGATAGGCAGCACATCAGGACCTTCGTCTAACCCATTCGCCTCGAGCGGCAGCGGTCCGTTGAGCGGTGGAGTTAGGAACAACCCACTGCCAGTACTGGCCAGAAACGCCAACGGAAAAGCGTCTCTGAAACATTTGGACTTCACCAGCAGTGCAACCGCTGAATTGAGAAGGAACCCTGCCCTGTCTGCCCCTGATGAGTGCGCTCGCGCCTGTAGGGAAAACGAACCCCCAAGGATTTGCTATTACCACTTCACTTTGGAATTGTACACTGTTTTGGGAGC GGCTTGTCAAGTGTGCACTCCGAATGCGACGAACGTGGTATGGTCCCATTGCCAATGTGTGTTGGCTGATGGCGTCGAGCGCGGTATCCTTACAGCGAACAGAATGTTGCCTGGACCATCTATCCAGGTGTGTGAGAATGACAAGGTAGTCATCGATGTAGAGAACCACATGGAGGGTATGGAAGTGACTATTCATTGGCACGGAATCTGGCAGAGAGGCACTCAGTACTACGACGGTGTACCGTTTGTAACGCAATGTCCGATCCAGCAGGGAAATACGTtcag ATATCAATGGCAAGGAAATGCGGGAACCCACTTCTGGCACGCTCACACTGGTCTTCAGAAGCTTGATGGGTTATACGGTAGCATCGTCGTTCGTCAGCCTCCCTCCAAGGATCCTAACAGCCACCTTTACGACTACGATCTGACCACCCACGTGATGTTACTCAGTGATTGGTTGCACGAGGACGCCGCTGAAAGGTACCCCGGTCGTCTGGCGGTCAACACTGGACAGGATCCCGAAAACGTGCTTATCAACGGAAAGGGTCAATTCAGAGATCCCAACACAGGTTTCATGACAAACACACCATTGGAAGTGTTCACGATCACCCCTGGCAGAAGATACAGATTCAGAATGATCAACGCTTTCGCGTCTGTGTGCCCCGCGCAGGTCACTTTCGAAGGCCACAATTTAACCGTTATTGCAACTGACGGCGAACCCGTACATCCGGTACAAGTGAACACGATCATCTCGTTCTCAG GCGAACGATACGACTTTGTTATCGAAGCGAACAACATCCCTGGAGCTTACTGGATCCAGGTCCGAGGATTGGGAGAGTGTGGTATTAAGAGAGCACAACAACTTGCTATTCTTCGATACGCTAGAGGTCCTTACCAGCCTTCTTCGCAAGCACCTACCTACGACGTCGGCATCCCTCAAGGAGTG GTGATGAATCCATTGGACGCGAGGTGTAATATAACGAGGAATGACGCCATTTGCGTCAGTCAGCTCAAGAACGCGAAGCATATCGACCCCGCCATCCTCCAGGAGAGACCTGATGTTAAAATCTTCTTGCCTTTCCGTTTCTTCGTCTATAGGCCAGAGATGTTGTTCCAGCCCAACACCTACAATCGTTACTTAG TCGCTCCACAAGGAGACCATGTGATCAGTTTGATAGATGAAATCTCATACATGTCACCGCCAGCGCCGCTAATCAGTCAGTACGACGACATAAACCCTGAACAGTTCTGTAACGGTGACAACAGACCGGCTAACTGTGGACAAAACTGCATGTGTACGCACAAGGTCGATATACCACTCAACGCAGTTGTAGAAGTTGTATTGGTAGATGAAG TACAAATCGCAAACTTGTCTCACCCGTTCCACTTGCACGGCTACGCTTACAACGTGATCGGTATTGGCCGCTCTCCCGACCAGAACGTCAAGAAAATCAACTTGAAGCACGCTCTCGACCTCGACAGGAGAGGTTTACTCGAGCGACACCTTAAACAAGGGGACCTCCCACCGGCGAAGGACACCATCGCCGTCCCCAACAATGGCTACGTCATCGTCCGCTTCCGAGCCAATAACCCTGGCTTCTGGCTGTTCCACTGTCACTTCTTGTTCCACATCGTGATCGGCATGAACCTCGTGCTGCAAGTGGGCACCCAGGCCGACCTACCACCCGTACCTCCCAACTTCCCCACGTGCGGCGACCACCTCCCTCCCATCTCTCTTCACTAA
- the stw gene encoding laccase isoform X1, translating into MGCSGRYYFLTLVLCVVTELAIGVRVVPKRKKEAINSADDQSTSASWWQAGTATPFRESSSSAFSSTHGLVQTHPSGSDPFSSFGGIGSTSGPSSNPFASSGSGPLSGGVRNNPLPVLARNANGKASLKHLDFTSSATAELRRNPALSAPDECARACRENEPPRICYYHFTLELYTVLGAACQVCTPNATNVVWSHCQCVLADGVERGILTANRMLPGPSIQVCENDKVVIDVENHMEGMEVTIHWHGIWQRGTQYYDGVPFVTQCPIQQGNTFRYQWQGNAGTHFWHAHTGLQKLDGLYGSIVVRQPPSKDPNSHLYDYDLTTHVMLLSDWLHEDAAERYPGRLAVNTGQDPENVLINGKGQFRDPNTGFMTNTPLEVFTITPGRRYRFRMINAFASVCPAQVTFEGHNLTVIATDGEPVHPVQVNTIISFSGERYDFVIEANNIPGAYWIQVRGLGECGIKRAQQLAILRYARGPYQPSSQAPTYDVGIPQGVIMNPLDAVCNVKRNDAVCVSNLKSAKPVDKAILQERPDVKIFLPFRFHFYKPKDLFMENTYRNYLVAPGGDHVLSLVDEISYRAPPAPPLSQMHELSPDLFCNGDNRPPNCPVDCRCTHMIDVPLNSIVEIVLVDEVQSPNLSHPFHLHGTPYNVIGIGRSPDKNIKKINLKHALDLDRKGQLHRQYNLPPFKDTLAVPNNGYVVLRLKADNPGYWLFHCHFIYHIVIGMNLILHIGTQSDLPPVPPNFPRCGDHLPTITPPYYPIH; encoded by the exons aAGCAATAAATTCGGCAGATGACCAATCGACATCAGCATCATGGTGGCAGGCGGGTACAGCGACTCCATTCCGTGAGAGCTCCAGCAGTGCGTTCTCCTCGACCCACGGCCTGGTGCAGACCCATCCTTCGGGCAGCGATCCCTTCTCTTCTTTTGGGGGGATAGGCAGCACATCAGGACCTTCGTCTAACCCATTCGCCTCGAGCGGCAGCGGTCCGTTGAGCGGTGGAGTTAGGAACAACCCACTGCCAGTACTGGCCAGAAACGCCAACGGAAAAGCGTCTCTGAAACATTTGGACTTCACCAGCAGTGCAACCGCTGAATTGAGAAGGAACCCTGCCCTGTCTGCCCCTGATGAGTGCGCTCGCGCCTGTAGGGAAAACGAACCCCCAAGGATTTGCTATTACCACTTCACTTTGGAATTGTACACTGTTTTGGGAGC GGCTTGTCAAGTGTGCACTCCGAATGCGACGAACGTGGTATGGTCCCATTGCCAATGTGTGTTGGCTGATGGCGTCGAGCGCGGTATCCTTACAGCGAACAGAATGTTGCCTGGACCATCTATCCAGGTGTGTGAGAATGACAAGGTAGTCATCGATGTAGAGAACCACATGGAGGGTATGGAAGTGACTATTCATTGGCACGGAATCTGGCAGAGAGGCACTCAGTACTACGACGGTGTACCGTTTGTAACGCAATGTCCGATCCAGCAGGGAAATACGTtcag ATATCAATGGCAAGGAAATGCGGGAACCCACTTCTGGCACGCTCACACTGGTCTTCAGAAGCTTGATGGGTTATACGGTAGCATCGTCGTTCGTCAGCCTCCCTCCAAGGATCCTAACAGCCACCTTTACGACTACGATCTGACCACCCACGTGATGTTACTCAGTGATTGGTTGCACGAGGACGCCGCTGAAAGGTACCCCGGTCGTCTGGCGGTCAACACTGGACAGGATCCCGAAAACGTGCTTATCAACGGAAAGGGTCAATTCAGAGATCCCAACACAGGTTTCATGACAAACACACCATTGGAAGTGTTCACGATCACCCCTGGCAGAAGATACAGATTCAGAATGATCAACGCTTTCGCGTCTGTGTGCCCCGCGCAGGTCACTTTCGAAGGCCACAATTTAACCGTTATTGCAACTGACGGCGAACCCGTACATCCGGTACAAGTGAACACGATCATCTCGTTCTCAG GCGAACGATACGACTTTGTTATCGAAGCGAACAACATCCCTGGAGCTTACTGGATCCAGGTCCGAGGATTGGGAGAGTGTGGTATTAAGAGAGCACAACAACTTGCTATTCTTCGATACGCTAGAGGTCCTTACCAGCCTTCTTCGCAAGCACCTACCTACGACGTCGGCATCCCTCAAGGAGTG ATTATGAATCCCTTGGATGCTGTGTGTAACGTGAAAAGGAATGACGCAGTGTGTGTCAGTAATTTGAAGTCAGCTAAACCAGTGGATAAAGCAATCTTGCAAGAAAGACCCGATGTCAAGATCTTCTTGCCCTTCAGATTCCACTTCTACAAGCCTAAGGATCTATTCATGGAAAACACTTACAGGAACTACTTAG TGGCTCCCGGCGGCGACCATGTCCTAAGTTTAGTCGACGAGATCTCATACAGGGCTCCACCAGCGCCCCCTCTATCACAGATGCATGAGCTCTCTCCTGATCTGTTCTGCAACGGAGACAACAGACCTCCCAACTGTCCTGTTGACTGTCGTTGTACTCACATGATTGATGTCCCACTCAACTCTATTGTTGAAATTGTTCTAGTGGATGAAG TACAATCACCAAACTTGTCTCACCCGTTCCACCTGCACGGTACTCCATACAACGTGATCGGTATCGGCCGCTCTCCGGACAAAAACATCAAGAAGATCAACTTGAAGCACGCTCTGGACTTGGACAGGAAGGGACAGTTACACAGGCAGTACAATCTACCACCCTTCAAGGATACTCTCGCTGTGCCTAACAATGGATATGTGGTACTTAGACTGAAGGCTGATAACCCAG gaTACTGGTTGTTCCACTGCCACTTCATCTACCACATAGTGATAGGAATGAACCTGATCCTTCACATCGGCACACAGAGCGACCTACCACCAGTCCCGCCGAACTTCCCGCGATGTGGCGACCATCTCCCGACCATCACGCCACCGTACTATCCTATACACTGA
- the LOC142987803 gene encoding odorant receptor 22b-like: MARRTAAFHTKHEKMMRMIKRIILLFYGMNLLNATFIYIPHRIDVSNDNNIYSMTPCVGLDPLTSPKREICMTILFIQELTIMTVALNFQALLLLLIPHTAVMYQMLADEMLMLNADGNETEIKKLAKDSLPTLIYRHSLTLDVIDKLKSLYSVPLGVNFGSNAVCMSLFFYLPLQEWLQFIPILVYCFLVFFLYCFLCQRVINASEIFESSVYCCGWENFDLKEKKLVYVMLRQAQKPIQLLAADIIPVNIYTFATTLQAMFKFVTVVKI, from the exons ATGGCTCGAAGAACAGCTGCCTTTCACACAAAGCATGAGAAAATGATGAGGATGATCAAACGGATTATACTGTTGTTCTATGGAATGAATCTGTTGAACGCCACGTTTATATACATACCTCACCGGATTGATGTATctaatgataataacatatattCTATGACGCCGTGTGTGG GTCTGGATCCGCTCACGTCTCCAAAACGTGAGATCTGCATGACAATCCTGTTTATACAAGAACTAACTATCATGACAGTCGCCCTGAACTTCCAAGCTCTCCTGCTACTTCTCATTCCCCACACCGCTGTCATGTACCAGATGCTTGCAGACGAGATGTTGATGCTCAACGCAGACGGCAACGAGACTGAGATAAAGAAACTGGCAAAGGACTCACTACCAACTTTGATATACCGACATTCGTTAACTCTAGACGTGATTGACAAACTCAAATCCTTATACAGTGTTCCTTTAGGAGTTAATTTTGGTTCCAACGCTGTCTGCATGTCTTTATTTTTCTACCTTCCGTTGCAAGAATGGCTTCAATTCATACCAATACTAGTCTACTGCTTcctagttttctttttatactgTTTTCTTTGCCAGCGTGTGATAAATGCTTCAGAAATTTTCGAGAGTTCTGTCTACTGCTGTGGCTGGGAGAACTTTGATTTGAAAGAGAAGAAATTGGTGTACGTAATGCTCCGTCAAGCGCAGAAGCCTATACAGTTGCTAGCGGCTGATATCATACCAGTTAATATTTATACCTTCGCAACTACTTTACAAGCTATGTTTAAGTTTGTTACTGTAGTCAAGATTTAA